TCAACATTTCAAGCACAAATCAACACATAAAATATACTTTTCTACTCCGCTTCTTTTTAAAAATTATACATAGGAGTTTTTAAAATGGCAAATACAGAAAACTTAAAACCATTTACTAAATTAAATGCTAAAGAAATGGGAAGACGTGGTGGAATTGCTTCTGGAAAAAGCAGAAAAGAAAAAGCATATATAAAACATAGCTTAACATTACTATTAAATATACAGAATTATATAAACTCTCTTTCTAACATAGAGTTTGAAACCTTTGTATGCGTTTTTTCATTAGAACAGCAAAGTTATATACGCACACTATTTAAACCTAGTAAAAAAGAAATAAGACAAATATTAAAAAAATTTAAATAAATTTTACACCAATATTTATATATCTATTTTTAAGAATCTAAGAACGGTGACATAATGGTAGAATTAGATAAGGAAGAATTATACAAGCAATTGGAAGAGATGGAAAACGATTTGAGACTTTATCCCATTGAAGATGGGTTGGAAGATGATATAATCGATTACATCAATGGAAAGGAATTGACTGAAAACGAAAAATGGGATTTGGAGAACAGACTTGAAGATTTCTTCTATGGCGCCAAACTCAAATGCAGAAAGCCTACCTACTACTTTACTGATGGATTTGAGTTTTATGTCACTGAAATCTATATAGACTTTAGAATCCTTGAACATGTCAGAAAATCATTCCCTAAATTCAATCAACTTTCAGTTTCATCTGAGATTGAACAAGGATTTTCCTGTCTTTCCGTTAAATTAACCCTATGATTTGATTTGCTTAAGCAATTTTCATGCCCACAATTTAATTATGCCTGATAAACATGTTAGACCTATTTAAAAATGAATTAAAAGATGCAATAAGATATCCCTTTATAGATTGGAAAAACCTTATCATAATAGGGACCTTAATGTTTGCCATTACCATTTCAAACAAGGCTAATCTTAGCAAAATAGATTTGGCAATTTCTATTTTAGAAAGTCTTATTCCCAACTATTTTAATTCAAATACAATCATTTTAATCATTTCTGTTATTTTATTATTTCTGGAAATGGGATATGGGTCAAAGATAGTCTATAAAGGATTATTGGGAGAAAACAAGCCCCCTAAATTAAATAAAATCAAAAAATTAGTTTGGGAAGGGTTTAAGAAATATTGCATCGTTGTAATTTATGGTATTGTGATGACACTTCTGCTTAAGCATGCAAAATCCTATTTCCTTGCAGATGATATTCCTTTGGCAATTGTATTTTTCATATTATTCAATTTTGTTTATTTGGTCTTGGTAGGGGCTCTTCTTAATAGATATGAAAGTAAGGGAAAGTTCATTAAGGCTTTTCACTACAAGGAAATCTTCGGCTTGATGAAGGACATTGGCGCAAAAGATGTCTTTACAATTTTCATCTGTGCTGTCATAGGCCAAATCTTTGTAGTGAGCGGTTTTGTTGACATTACAGAAGGTGGCCTAACCCTTTTTGAAATTGGCATTTCAATCCTGACTTTCTTTTTGGCTCCGATTAGTTTAATATCTACAAAAAGACTGATCTCCTTGAATCTAAGAAGAGTATACGCTGAGAAGGATAAAAAATTAAAATCATCCGAAAAAGAATATTTGGAATAATAAGTTTAAATTAAGATAAAAACAAGCAATAAAATTGTAAACAATTAAGTTAAAATAATTATTTATAATAAACATCTATTTTTTTATGAGGAACTGTCCTTTTGTATTTTACTCTTGGATAACCGATTACAAAAGCGGAATACATATGCTTATTTGAATCTATTTCAGGGAAGAATTCCATCAGCTTATCATGATTCAATTCATCAGCCTTAAGAGTGAATAAGGAATAGAATCCTCCAAGCCCCATTGTATAAGCCAATAATTCAATCCTTGCATTTGCAATAAGAGCATTTGCCTGGCTATTTGAAAAAGACAGAA
Above is a genomic segment from Methanobrevibacter sp. containing:
- a CDS encoding DUF4013 domain-containing protein encodes the protein MLDLFKNELKDAIRYPFIDWKNLIIIGTLMFAITISNKANLSKIDLAISILESLIPNYFNSNTIILIISVILLFLEMGYGSKIVYKGLLGENKPPKLNKIKKLVWEGFKKYCIVVIYGIVMTLLLKHAKSYFLADDIPLAIVFFILFNFVYLVLVGALLNRYESKGKFIKAFHYKEIFGLMKDIGAKDVFTIFICAVIGQIFVVSGFVDITEGGLTLFEIGISILTFFLAPISLISTKRLISLNLRRVYAEKDKKLKSSEKEYLE